The proteins below are encoded in one region of Silene latifolia isolate original U9 population chromosome 2, ASM4854445v1, whole genome shotgun sequence:
- the LOC141642310 gene encoding uncharacterized protein LOC141642310, whose translation MSSTTIYTLFVILITLFTSASSATNPFNDFLAPFVSPVLGELCKNVGCGKGKCKMSEKNGLEYECDCDPGWMQTIFPNISAPKFLPCVIPNCTLNRSCSEVEAAAPAVAETRNPFSNASILEPCGWANCGGGVCNKKSGLTFACKCNEGYSNLLNRTDFPCFKECSFEGNCSNLGLTLPNAPTLSAPPSPSLADSSSSNNNHAKSQHEALFNGIIVLVIAIAPLLVYA comes from the exons ATGTCTTCAACTACTATATACACTCTTTTCGTAATCTTGATTACGCTTTTTACGTCCGCCTCTTCCGCCACCAATCCATTTAATGATTTCCTtgctccctttgtttctcctgtTTTAG GTGAACTATGCAAGAACGTAGGATGTGGGAAGGGTAAATGCAAGATGTCCGAAAAGAATGGTTTGGAGTATGAATGTGATTGTGATCCTGGTTGGATGCAAACAATTTTTCCAAATATTTCTGCTCCGAAATTTCTCCCTTGCGTCATCCCCAATT GTACCCTCAATCGTTCCTGCTCAGAAGTGGAAGCTGCAGCACCAGCCGTAGCTGAAACAAGAAACCCTTTTTCAAATGCATCAATCCTTGAAC CTTGTGGTTGGGCGAACTGTGGAGGAGGTGTATGCAATAAGAAATCAGGTCTAACTTTTGCTTGCAAATGCAATGAAGGATACAGCAATCTCCTCAATCGTACTGACTTCCCCTGTTTCAAAGAAT GTTCTTTTGAAGGCAACTGTTCGAATCTGGGACTCACTTTGCCCAACGCACCAACACTTTCAGCACCTCCGTCACCAAGTCTGGCTgatagcagcagcagcaacaacaatcacg CAAAATCACAACATGAAGCCTTGTTCAACGGTATCATCGTACTTGTCATTGCAATTGCACCATTATTGGTGTATGCATAA
- the LOC141628470 gene encoding uncharacterized protein LOC141628470 has translation MSLKSRRKFEFCDGSIKKPTDESLLGQWEVVHCTIVSWLRATIDPSVLESVPYVEDAAAMWSDLEERFAVVDGTSVHSLKTELGECRQTKGMSVTQYYGKLKSLWDALSIHEPPFACECGKCTCDIAGKAIKRLDNERLHQFFMGLDRSLYGALRNQQFQLDPLPTLNRGYHSALQTERLLQADTPADTSDVLAYAIPSATRTPDEWKAIREKEKAERRKLFCSHCDIHGHDLSSCFIKSGKFPDWWGSRPRTLAELRRSRKGSSTGSSGGMGSGSSKGAGSGIGSSSEGTVHANALHAIPSDRLSGPFLEEDDWSW, from the exons ATGTCGTTAAAATCCCGACGAAAATTTGAGTTCTGTGATGGCTCGATTAAGAAGCCGACTGACGAGTCCTTATTAGGGCAGTGGGAGGTTGTCCATTGCACGATCGTTTCGTGGCTACGGGCGACAATCGATCCTTCTGTTCTCGAAAGCGTACCCTATGTGGAAGATGCTGCGGCTATGTGGAGCGACTTGGAGGAACGATTTGCTGTTGTTGACGGTACGTCCGTTCATTCCTTGAAAACCGAACTCGGTGAATGTCGACAAACAAAAGGTATGTCTGTTACCCAATACTATGGCAAATTGAAGTCGTTGTGGGATGCGCTCTCTATACATGAACCTCCTTTTGCCTGTGAATGCGGTAAATGCACTTGCGATATTGCTGGCAAAGCTATTAAGCGACTCGATAATGAACGATTACATCAATTTTTTATGGGACTAGACCGTAGTTTATATGGTGCCCTTCGTAATCAACAATTTCAACTCGACCCGCTCCCTACCCTTAATCGTGGCTATCACTCGGCCCTTCAAACCGAACGCCTATTACAGGCTGACACCCCTGCCGACACCTCTGATGTCTTGGCGTATGCGATTCCTTCCGCTACTCGGACACCTGATGAATGGAAGGCCATTCGCGAAAAAGAAAAAGCTGAGCGTCGTAAATTATTTTGCTCCCACTGTGATATACATGGTCATGATCTTAGCTCCTGTTTTATTAAAAGTGGTAAATTTCCGGATTGGTGGGGGAGTCGGCCCCGTACTTTGGCCGAATTAAGACGCAGCAGGAAGGGTTCGAGTACCGGTTCTAGTGGCGGTATGGGTTCTGGTTCGAGTAAGGGAGCGGGTTCTGGTATAGGCTCGAGTTCTGAAGGCACGGTTCATGCTAATGCTCTTCACGCTATTCCTTCGGATCGGTTATCTG GACCGTTCCTCGAGgaagatgattggagttggtga